TCATCGCTCTATGAATCCCCTTCCCAATGTTTCATCCCCCTAGTGTTCTGTCTCGTTGATATCTGGAGCTACTGCGCCGCACAAATTTCCAGCCTGCTAGGCGGAAGTCTCTGCAGTAGCCGCAGTCAACATTCCTTTCAATTTCTGCAGGGCTTTCGCTCTATGGCTGATTTGATTTTTCTCCTCTGCGGTTAGTTCCGCAAAGGTTCTGTCATATCCGTTTGGAACAAACAATGGGTCATATCCAAAGCCATTGCTGCCCCTCGCTTTGTATATAATATGCCCTTCGCACTCTCCTCTTGCCACGATTTTCCTCCCATCGGGATAGATCATAGTGATTACAGACACAAACCTGGCAGTACGCTGATCCTCATCCACTGTTTCAAGCAGAGCGAGAAGCTTTTCATTGTTTTGTGCATCACTTGCATCTTCTCCCGCAAATCGTGCAGAGATTACACCCGGTGCTCCATCCAGTGCATCCACCATCAGCCCGGAATCGTCTGCGATTGTAATTTCACCGCAAAGCACCTGTATCTCTCTTGCTTTCTTTTCTGAATTT
This genomic window from Clostridiales bacterium contains:
- a CDS encoding XTP/dITP diphosphatase, giving the protein MKGVDCMRIVAATKNQHKIDEIQAITKEFGMDVVPRDAAGVPDIEVEEDGDTFEENSEKKAREIQVLCGEITIADDSGLMVDALDGAPGVISARFAGEDASDAQNNEKLLALLETVDEDQRTARFVSVITMIYPDGRKIVARGECEGHIIYKARGSNGFGYDPLFVPNGYDRTFAELTAEEKNQISHRAKALQKLKGMLTAATAETSA